One genomic window of Comamonas serinivorans includes the following:
- a CDS encoding alpha/beta hydrolase gives MFDQDTDTFPLADVAAYQPRRIPEVMTAPVRNLEYRIRVWQPTQMAPEDAVPPPLVLCHGWMDVGASFQFMVDAFSDEFLVGRPVIALDWRGFGETRADEQDNFWFPDYLADLDGLLDVLEMPEPIDLLGHSMGGNVVMQYAGLRPERIRRLINVEGFGQPAAEPEEVITRLRRWMDEMARYHDGRMGLRDYDHLSLVAKRLQKTNPRLTADKALWLASQWAEPVMHEDGVQRWRLLGNPANKITSATQYRVDEILALWRCIEAPTLMIKASDQSFERWWQRRYTMEEFDQRLGVVPQLRSLTIPECGHMLHHDQPELLAREIEAFLR, from the coding sequence ATGTTCGACCAAGACACCGACACCTTCCCGCTGGCCGATGTGGCCGCTTACCAGCCGCGCCGCATCCCCGAGGTGATGACCGCGCCGGTGCGCAACCTCGAGTACCGCATCCGCGTGTGGCAGCCCACGCAGATGGCTCCGGAAGACGCCGTGCCGCCGCCGCTGGTGCTGTGCCACGGCTGGATGGACGTGGGCGCGTCGTTCCAGTTCATGGTCGACGCCTTCAGCGACGAGTTCCTGGTGGGCCGCCCCGTCATCGCGCTCGACTGGCGCGGCTTTGGCGAAACGCGCGCCGACGAGCAGGACAACTTTTGGTTCCCCGACTACCTGGCCGATCTGGACGGCCTGCTCGACGTGCTGGAGATGCCCGAACCCATCGACCTGCTGGGCCACAGCATGGGCGGCAACGTGGTGATGCAGTACGCCGGCCTGCGGCCCGAGCGCATCCGCCGCCTCATCAACGTCGAAGGCTTTGGCCAGCCGGCGGCCGAGCCCGAAGAGGTCATCACCCGCCTGCGCCGCTGGATGGACGAGATGGCCCGCTACCACGACGGCCGCATGGGCCTGCGCGACTACGACCACCTGAGTCTGGTGGCCAAGCGCCTGCAAAAGACCAACCCGCGCCTGACGGCCGACAAGGCCTTGTGGCTGGCCAGCCAGTGGGCCGAACCCGTCATGCACGAGGACGGCGTGCAGCGCTGGCGCTTGCTGGGCAACCCGGCCAACAAGATCACCAGCGCCACGCAGTACCGCGTGGATGAGATCCTGGCGCTGTGGCGCTGCATCGAGGCGCCCACGCTGATGATCAAGGCGTCCGACCAGAGCTTCGAGCGCTGGTGGCAGCGCCGCTACACCATGGAAGAGTTCGACCAGCGCCTGGGCGTGGTGCCCCAGCTGCGCAGCCTCACCATCCCGGAATGCGGCCACATGCTGCACCACGACCAGCCCGAGCTGCTGGCGCGCGAGATCGAAGCCTTCCTGCGCTGA